In a genomic window of Thermoanaerobaculales bacterium:
- a CDS encoding alpha-ketoacid dehydrogenase subunit beta: protein MTTDPAVQGRPDGRRLRAVPDAATERLTIAQAVRDAMRDEMERDSRVLVLGEDVGIDGGVFRATEGLLERFGPDRVIDTPLAESAIIGMSIGLAATGLRPVAEIQFMGFVYPAINQLFAHAARLRNRTRGRLHVPMVVRMPYGGGIHPPEHHSESYESLFLSTPGFKVVVPSNPYDAKGLLISAIRDDDPVLFLEPKRIYRAFREQVPTEGYAVPLGEAAVARPGSDVTIISWGAMVRVCLDAAEVLEHRGTSAEVVDLRTLNPLDRETLIGSVVKTGRAVVVHEAPRTNGFGAEIVAQINEHALLQLEAPVQRVAGFDIVFPLAQNEKLYLPTRERIVKAVDKALSF from the coding sequence ATGACCACCGACCCGGCAGTTCAGGGGAGGCCGGATGGGCGCCGGTTGCGCGCCGTGCCCGACGCCGCCACCGAGCGGCTGACCATCGCCCAGGCGGTGCGGGACGCGATGCGCGACGAGATGGAGCGCGACTCGCGGGTCCTGGTCCTCGGCGAGGACGTCGGCATCGACGGCGGCGTGTTCCGCGCCACCGAGGGCCTGCTCGAGCGGTTCGGGCCCGACCGGGTCATCGACACGCCGCTCGCGGAGAGCGCGATCATCGGGATGTCGATCGGGCTCGCCGCGACCGGCCTGCGGCCGGTGGCCGAGATCCAGTTCATGGGCTTCGTCTACCCCGCCATCAACCAGCTGTTCGCGCACGCGGCGCGGCTGCGCAACCGCACCCGCGGCCGGCTCCACGTTCCGATGGTGGTGCGGATGCCCTACGGCGGGGGGATCCACCCCCCGGAGCACCACTCCGAGAGCTACGAGAGCCTCTTCCTGAGCACCCCGGGCTTCAAGGTGGTCGTGCCGTCCAACCCGTACGATGCCAAGGGGCTGCTCATTTCGGCCATCCGTGACGACGACCCGGTGCTGTTCCTCGAGCCGAAGCGGATCTACCGCGCCTTTCGCGAGCAGGTGCCGACTGAAGGCTACGCAGTGCCGCTCGGCGAGGCCGCGGTGGCGCGGCCCGGCAGCGACGTGACCATCATCTCGTGGGGGGCGATGGTCCGGGTCTGCCTCGATGCGGCCGAGGTGCTGGAGCACCGCGGCACGTCGGCGGAGGTGGTGGACCTGCGGACCCTCAACCCGCTCGACCGGGAGACGTTGATCGGGAGCGTGGTCAAGACCGGACGCGCGGTCGTGGTGCACGAGGCGCCGCGGACCAACGGCTTCGGGGCGGAGATCGTGGCCCAGATCAACGAGCACGCCCTGCTGCAGCTCGAGGCCCCGGTCCAGCGAGTGGCCGGCTTCGACATCGTCTTCCCCCTGGCGCAGAACGAGAAGCTCTACCTGCCGACCCGGGAGCGCATCGTCAAGGCGGTTGACAAGGCGTTGTCTTTCTAG
- a CDS encoding dihydrolipoamide acetyltransferase family protein, which translates to MAYVFTFPDVGEGIHEGRVVEWLVAEGATVAEDEALVKVETDKAVVELPSPRAGVVLTLHAAAGAVITVGDSLVTIGEAGEKADETMAAKPAHRRAAAPTPALAPAAEPARTRRPVATPRTRALARKLGVDMTTVRGSGAGGRITDEDVERSSRGEPAAAPPAPPAAPAPAGRRSASAEGAVERLSISHLRKVIATAMRRSKETAAHVTHVDEADVTELHDHYRRVKPVIEAQAGVKFSLLPFFIKALVTVLKQHPIFNASVDEDAQEILLKRYYNIGIAVDTPEGLIVPVVKGADGKDMVTLAAEVADLADRARSRRLTLDELKGGTCTITNIGPLGGVFATPIINQPELAIVGLHKITERPVVVDGGIAVRKMMYLSVSFDHRYIDGAAGARFMTDLVALVSNPGLLMVRL; encoded by the coding sequence ATGGCGTACGTCTTCACGTTTCCGGATGTCGGCGAGGGGATCCACGAGGGCCGGGTTGTCGAGTGGCTGGTCGCGGAGGGCGCGACCGTCGCGGAGGACGAGGCTCTGGTCAAGGTGGAGACCGACAAGGCGGTGGTCGAGCTGCCGTCCCCCCGGGCCGGCGTGGTGCTCACGCTGCACGCTGCGGCCGGTGCCGTCATCACGGTGGGCGATTCCCTGGTGACGATCGGCGAGGCCGGCGAGAAGGCAGACGAGACCATGGCCGCCAAGCCGGCTCACCGGCGAGCCGCGGCGCCAACTCCGGCATTGGCGCCGGCAGCCGAACCGGCGCGGACCAGGCGCCCGGTGGCGACGCCGCGGACCCGGGCCCTCGCCCGCAAGCTCGGCGTCGACATGACGACGGTGCGGGGTTCGGGCGCGGGCGGCCGCATCACCGACGAGGACGTGGAGCGCTCGTCGCGTGGCGAGCCGGCGGCGGCACCGCCGGCCCCACCTGCGGCCCCGGCTCCCGCCGGCCGCCGCTCCGCTTCCGCGGAGGGCGCGGTCGAGCGGCTTTCGATCAGCCATCTGAGGAAGGTGATCGCCACGGCGATGCGGCGATCGAAGGAGACGGCGGCGCACGTGACCCACGTCGACGAGGCGGACGTCACCGAGCTCCACGATCACTACCGGCGGGTCAAGCCGGTGATCGAGGCGCAGGCCGGGGTCAAGTTCTCGTTGCTGCCGTTCTTCATCAAGGCGCTGGTAACGGTGCTCAAGCAGCACCCGATCTTCAATGCCAGCGTCGACGAGGATGCCCAGGAGATCCTGCTCAAGCGGTACTACAACATCGGGATCGCCGTCGACACGCCCGAGGGCCTGATCGTGCCGGTGGTCAAGGGCGCCGACGGCAAGGACATGGTCACCCTGGCCGCCGAGGTCGCTGACCTGGCCGATCGCGCCCGCTCGCGCCGGCTGACCCTCGACGAGCTCAAGGGCGGGACCTGCACCATCACCAACATCGGCCCGCTCGGGGGGGTCTTCGCGACGCCGATCATCAACCAGCCCGAGCTTGCCATCGTCGGCCTCCACAAGATCACCGAGCGGCCGGTGGTGGTCGACGGCGGAATCGCGGTCCGCAAGATGATGTACCTGAGCGTGTCGTTCGATCATCGTTACATCGACGGTGCGGCCGGCGCCCGCTTCATGACCGACCTGGTGGCGCTGGTCTCGAACCCCGGCCTGCTGATGGTGAGGTTGTGA
- the lpdA gene encoding dihydrolipoyl dehydrogenase: MVVGSVSRGCQVAVIGAGPGGYVAAIRAAQLGKDVILIEREPRLGGVCLNVGCIPSKAMIHAADLAQEMRAAAYLGITAEDVSVDLPKMVKWKDGIVQRLTDGIKFLCDKNGVEVLRGTAELTSDRTLSVATEGGQVSIQFEAAIIATGSHQLDLDGFPHDGKIVIGSTEALSLPAIPERMVVIGAGYIGLEIGSVYAKLGSKVTIIEFLPELLPLLDPEVAKALGRRLKQQGIEVRLNHRAVRFEPGSPGVVVAQGPQAELRVEADVVMVSTGRAPNSGGLGLEKIGVATDGKGFITVNEKMQTSVAGIYAIGDVVGGALLAHKAQQEAKVAAEVIAGTPSAFDSMGIPAVIYTDPEVAWVGLGERQARELGHTVVTGTFPLSASGRAMSLGSTEGFVKAIGDADTQQLLGIIAVGRGVSEFIGEATLALEMGAFLEDVGRTIHPHPTMSEALQEAVEAALGKAVHMVNK, encoded by the coding sequence ATGGTCGTAGGATCCGTGTCCCGCGGTTGTCAGGTGGCAGTGATCGGCGCCGGCCCGGGCGGCTACGTGGCCGCGATCCGGGCGGCACAGCTCGGCAAGGACGTCATCCTCATCGAGCGGGAGCCCCGCCTCGGCGGGGTGTGCCTCAACGTCGGCTGCATCCCGTCCAAGGCGATGATCCACGCCGCGGACCTGGCGCAGGAGATGCGCGCCGCCGCCTATCTCGGCATCACCGCCGAGGACGTCTCGGTGGACCTGCCGAAGATGGTGAAATGGAAGGACGGGATCGTCCAGCGCCTCACCGACGGGATCAAGTTCCTGTGCGACAAGAACGGCGTCGAGGTGCTCCGCGGCACCGCCGAGCTCACCAGCGACCGGACGCTGTCGGTGGCGACCGAGGGCGGCCAGGTGTCGATCCAGTTCGAGGCCGCGATCATCGCCACGGGATCCCACCAGCTGGATCTGGACGGCTTCCCGCACGACGGCAAGATCGTCATCGGCTCGACCGAGGCGCTGTCGCTGCCGGCGATTCCCGAGCGCATGGTGGTGATCGGCGCGGGCTACATCGGCCTCGAGATCGGCAGCGTCTACGCCAAGCTCGGCTCCAAGGTGACGATCATCGAGTTCCTGCCCGAGCTCCTCCCGCTGCTCGACCCGGAGGTCGCCAAGGCGCTGGGGAGGCGGCTCAAGCAGCAGGGGATCGAGGTCCGCCTGAATCACCGCGCGGTTCGCTTCGAGCCCGGAAGCCCCGGCGTGGTGGTCGCCCAGGGGCCTCAGGCGGAGCTGCGGGTCGAGGCGGACGTGGTGATGGTCAGCACCGGCCGGGCCCCGAACTCGGGCGGTCTCGGCCTCGAGAAGATCGGGGTCGCGACCGACGGCAAGGGCTTCATCACGGTCAACGAGAAGATGCAGACCAGCGTGGCCGGGATCTACGCCATCGGTGACGTGGTCGGCGGCGCGCTGCTGGCGCACAAGGCCCAGCAGGAGGCCAAGGTGGCTGCCGAGGTGATCGCGGGAACGCCGTCCGCGTTCGACAGCATGGGCATCCCGGCCGTGATCTACACCGACCCGGAGGTGGCCTGGGTGGGCCTCGGCGAGCGCCAGGCGCGCGAGCTCGGGCACACCGTGGTGACCGGGACCTTCCCGCTGTCCGCCTCGGGGCGCGCGATGTCGCTCGGCTCCACCGAAGGCTTCGTGAAGGCGATCGGTGACGCCGACACCCAGCAGCTGCTCGGGATCATCGCCGTCGGCCGCGGCGTGTCGGAGTTCATCGGCGAGGCGACGCTGGCGCTCGAGATGGGCGCCTTCCTGGAAGACGTCGGGCGCACCATCCATCCCCACCCGACGATGTCCGAGGCCCTGCAGGAGGCGGTCGAGGCGGCGCTCGGCAAGGCCGTGCACATGGTGAACAAGTAG
- a CDS encoding carboxymuconolactone decarboxylase family protein, with protein MTHRTYREFTDEREKLNELVLEKANLEIKRFFSLDSQAYRDGELPARTKEMLGLVASLVLRCDDCIAYHVGRCREQGVSDAELQEVLAIGLVIGGSIVIPHLRRAVRTWEETAGSETAAP; from the coding sequence ATGACCCACCGGACCTACCGGGAGTTCACCGACGAGCGCGAGAAGCTGAACGAGCTGGTGCTTGAGAAAGCCAACCTCGAGATCAAGCGCTTCTTCAGCCTCGACAGCCAGGCCTACCGCGACGGCGAGCTGCCGGCCAGGACCAAGGAGATGCTCGGTTTGGTGGCGTCGCTGGTGCTGCGCTGCGACGACTGCATCGCCTACCACGTCGGCCGCTGCCGCGAGCAGGGCGTCAGCGACGCCGAGCTCCAGGAGGTGCTGGCCATCGGCCTGGTGATCGGCGGCTCGATCGTGATCCCCCACCTGCGGCGCGCCGTTCGCACCTGGGAAGAGACGGCGGGAAGCGAGACTGCGGCCCCCTGA
- a CDS encoding thymidine kinase, whose protein sequence is MNQDRPGAGWIEVVTGPMFSGKSEELIRLLRRAAIARQRVEVFKPALDNRFGTKDVVSHSQWRIPCEVVERAGEILNRLDPRTEVVGVDEAQFFDDDLPRVCSRLATSGKRVIVAGLDMDYRGVPFGPMPTILAIAEKVEKLSAICSRCGAPAAYTQRLTASAERVVVGAADVYEARCRLCHEPDGAARKAEPWLFPPTPGTP, encoded by the coding sequence ATGAACCAAGATCGCCCCGGCGCCGGATGGATCGAGGTCGTCACCGGGCCCATGTTCTCGGGCAAGTCCGAGGAGCTGATCCGCCTGCTGCGGCGGGCGGCGATCGCCCGCCAGCGGGTCGAGGTCTTCAAGCCGGCGCTCGACAACCGCTTCGGCACCAAGGACGTGGTGTCGCACTCGCAGTGGCGCATCCCGTGCGAGGTGGTGGAGCGCGCCGGGGAGATCCTCAACCGGCTCGATCCGCGGACCGAGGTGGTCGGGGTCGACGAGGCCCAGTTCTTCGACGACGACCTGCCGCGGGTGTGCAGCCGTCTGGCCACGTCCGGCAAGCGGGTGATCGTGGCCGGCCTCGACATGGACTACCGTGGGGTCCCCTTCGGCCCGATGCCGACGATCCTGGCGATCGCCGAGAAGGTCGAGAAGCTCAGCGCCATCTGCTCGCGCTGCGGGGCGCCGGCCGCCTACACCCAGCGCCTGACCGCGTCGGCGGAGCGGGTGGTCGTGGGCGCGGCCGACGTCTACGAGGCGCGTTGCCGGCTCTGCCATGAGCCCGACGGCGCGGCGCGGAAGGCCGAGCCATGGCTGTTTCCCCCAACGCCCGGCACGCCATGA
- a CDS encoding cytochrome c3 family protein, with translation MKVKIAFGLVVLAAVVMVGVYASAQDHAYVGADKCKMCHKVQHASWEATTHAKALDAAKASTERPYDATCAKCHATNGDEAMSGVQCEACHGPGNDYRKMSIMKDQAAAIANGLVIPTQATCDGCHTGADHAKKVSFADNKTNKAAIHEFKPAGATE, from the coding sequence ATGAAGGTCAAGATCGCTTTCGGGCTCGTCGTGCTGGCGGCGGTGGTGATGGTCGGGGTCTATGCCTCGGCTCAGGATCACGCCTATGTCGGCGCCGACAAGTGCAAGATGTGCCACAAGGTGCAGCACGCCTCCTGGGAGGCGACCACTCACGCCAAGGCGCTAGACGCCGCCAAGGCGTCCACCGAGCGTCCCTACGACGCGACCTGCGCGAAGTGCCACGCCACGAACGGTGACGAGGCGATGTCGGGTGTGCAGTGCGAGGCCTGCCACGGGCCGGGCAACGACTACCGCAAGATGAGCATCATGAAGGACCAGGCGGCGGCGATCGCGAACGGCCTCGTCATCCCGACCCAGGCGACCTGCGACGGCTGCCACACCGGCGCCGACCACGCCAAGAAGGTCTCGTTCGCGGACAACAAGACCAACAAGGCGGCGATCCACGAGTTCAAGCCCGCGGGCGCCACCGAGTAG
- a CDS encoding MBL fold metallo-hydrolase — protein sequence MLETSTHGEITRIWMARSFGGRSLHSVSAYLLGDTLVDSGCPATADELADWCRHRGVRRVVHTHHHEDHTGGDAALVARLGLEIRAPADTVPILGRFYRLPWYRRLVWGQPQSAAARPFGDVVQVGDAAFQAIPTPGHAADHRCLYDPQRRWLFSGDLYISPRVTHVRRSEDAATILTSLRRLLELDPVLMICSHAGFVADARGALARRIAFWEELAAKAASLAAAGCSSRAIRRRLLGREGAMKLLSCGDFSKANLIRSLLAMAGGGARALV from the coding sequence ATGCTCGAGACATCCACGCACGGTGAGATCACGCGCATCTGGATGGCCCGCAGCTTCGGGGGCCGATCGCTGCACTCGGTGTCGGCCTACCTGCTCGGCGACACCCTGGTCGACTCCGGCTGCCCGGCCACCGCGGACGAGCTCGCCGACTGGTGCCGCCACCGCGGTGTGCGGCGAGTCGTGCACACGCACCACCACGAGGACCACACCGGAGGCGATGCCGCGCTGGTCGCCCGGCTGGGCCTCGAGATCCGGGCGCCGGCGGACACCGTGCCGATCCTGGGCCGCTTCTACCGCCTGCCGTGGTACCGGCGGCTGGTGTGGGGGCAGCCGCAGAGCGCGGCCGCACGGCCGTTCGGGGACGTGGTCCAGGTCGGCGACGCCGCGTTCCAGGCGATCCCGACCCCGGGGCACGCCGCGGACCACCGCTGCCTCTATGACCCGCAGCGGCGTTGGCTGTTCAGCGGCGACCTCTACATCAGCCCCCGCGTCACCCACGTCCGGAGGTCGGAGGACGCCGCGACCATCCTGACGTCGCTGCGACGGCTCCTGGAGCTGGACCCCGTGCTCATGATCTGCTCGCACGCCGGCTTCGTCGCGGACGCGCGCGGCGCCCTCGCCCGTCGAATCGCGTTCTGGGAGGAGCTCGCCGCGAAGGCGGCCTCGCTCGCCGCTGCCGGCTGCTCGTCCCGCGCCATCCGGCGCCGGCTGCTCGGCCGGGAAGGCGCGATGAAGCTGCTCAGCTGCGGCGATTTCTCGAAGGCCAACCTGATCCGCTCGCTGCTGGCAATGGCCGGGGGAGGCGCCCGTGCACTCGTTTGA
- a CDS encoding peptidoglycan DD-metalloendopeptidase family protein → MRARLVVVVLAVVALLAHAAGAVEPSGEQLAAVRARIRSLESQLQRLEAETSAVAREQEVLAAELDLAEARVRENELVLGQSRSEADRLRAETAALAEELVARRALVAKHLEMTALLGAPGPLQLLFDAARGGDLEEAVSTVAMLTAGQVRLLEEYDRLSVRHAERLAELSVILERAEEEARALEERRGELEAVQSRVDARLRQLERSQRVTGDRLDELRQREQALGRLMEVLASRERLTGKEDVRRYRGALPWPVEGEVVQAFGRHYLPKYATYTVCNGLRFEAPSGAPVLAVFPGIVAYAQHFKGYGNMVVIDHGNEVYSLAAGLAAIHVRVDQRVSMGTRVGLATPADGEGNVYFEIRAAGAPQDPRRWLQLAEDR, encoded by the coding sequence ATGAGGGCTCGTCTTGTCGTCGTGGTGCTGGCCGTGGTGGCGCTCCTCGCGCATGCCGCGGGCGCCGTCGAGCCCTCCGGCGAGCAGCTCGCAGCGGTGCGGGCGCGGATCCGCTCGCTGGAGTCCCAGCTCCAGCGCCTTGAGGCGGAGACCTCCGCGGTGGCACGCGAGCAGGAGGTGCTGGCCGCCGAGCTCGACCTGGCCGAGGCCAGAGTCCGCGAGAACGAGCTGGTCCTCGGCCAGAGCCGCAGCGAGGCCGACCGGCTGCGGGCGGAGACCGCTGCGCTGGCCGAGGAGCTCGTCGCCAGGCGGGCGCTGGTCGCGAAGCACCTCGAGATGACCGCGCTGCTCGGGGCACCCGGGCCGCTCCAGCTGCTGTTCGACGCGGCGCGCGGCGGCGACCTCGAGGAAGCGGTGTCGACCGTCGCGATGCTGACCGCCGGCCAGGTCCGCCTGCTCGAGGAGTACGACCGGCTGTCGGTGCGCCACGCCGAGCGGCTGGCCGAGCTGAGCGTGATCCTGGAGCGTGCCGAGGAGGAGGCCCGTGCCCTCGAGGAGCGGCGCGGCGAGCTCGAGGCCGTGCAGTCGCGGGTCGACGCGCGGCTGCGGCAGCTGGAGCGAAGCCAGCGCGTGACCGGGGACCGGCTCGACGAGCTGCGGCAGCGCGAGCAGGCTCTCGGCCGGCTGATGGAGGTGCTCGCGAGCCGCGAGCGGCTCACCGGCAAGGAGGACGTGCGCCGGTACCGCGGGGCGCTACCCTGGCCGGTCGAGGGCGAGGTGGTGCAGGCGTTCGGCCGCCACTACCTGCCCAAGTACGCCACCTACACCGTCTGCAACGGCCTGCGCTTCGAGGCGCCGAGCGGCGCGCCGGTGCTGGCGGTGTTCCCGGGGATCGTGGCATACGCACAGCACTTCAAGGGTTATGGCAACATGGTGGTGATCGACCACGGCAACGAGGTGTACTCGCTGGCCGCGGGGCTGGCGGCCATCCACGTCCGGGTCGACCAGCGCGTGTCGATGGGCACCCGGGTCGGCCTGGCGACGCCGGCCGATGGCGAGGGGAACGTCTACTTCGAGATACGCGCCGCCGGGGCCCCCCAGGACCCGCGGCGCTGGCTGCAGCTCGCGGAGGATCGATGA
- a CDS encoding S41 family peptidase — MRKLRIALMALSLLTVLAFSGMLAAGRDDSEGLYRALGNLAEVVHLIRTEYVDELNDEALSLSLDAGIVESVDRWAAVLPAGSADRYRELVGAAPAYGLVLGARLGSAAVRQAIPGSPAAAAALEAWEVIERVDGVNTRGRPLWQLRLELRDKEAAGAAVELTVVDKRVDQRREVVLQPATWSPRAGSLELTGGVAVIRVDSLPAGAADQIRELVPGAGPVVLDLRNLAWGFEEQAIAVADLFVDQGALGGWSGRRAGAQAFAATTGSLTARSPVVMIGPETEGVGEILAAALQRGAESPLVGGRTAGHAPHMQFVEDGDVTLWLPVGKWQRADGEPINDNGVEPDEAVEAAGEDEGGDPVLERALELAAEPVEQAA, encoded by the coding sequence ATGAGGAAGCTCCGGATCGCCCTGATGGCGCTGTCGCTGCTGACCGTGCTGGCGTTCAGCGGCATGCTGGCGGCCGGCCGGGACGACTCCGAGGGCCTCTATCGCGCCCTCGGCAACCTGGCCGAGGTGGTCCACCTGATCCGCACCGAGTATGTCGACGAGCTCAACGACGAGGCGCTGTCGCTGTCGCTGGATGCCGGCATCGTCGAGTCGGTCGACCGCTGGGCGGCGGTGCTGCCGGCGGGCTCGGCCGACCGCTACCGGGAGCTCGTGGGCGCGGCGCCCGCGTACGGGCTGGTGCTCGGGGCGCGCCTCGGCTCGGCCGCGGTCCGGCAGGCGATCCCCGGCTCGCCGGCAGCCGCCGCGGCCCTCGAGGCCTGGGAGGTGATCGAGCGCGTCGATGGCGTCAACACCCGCGGCCGCCCGCTGTGGCAGCTCCGGCTCGAGCTGCGCGACAAGGAGGCGGCCGGGGCCGCGGTCGAGCTGACGGTCGTCGACAAGCGGGTCGACCAGCGGCGCGAGGTCGTGCTGCAGCCCGCGACGTGGTCGCCGAGGGCGGGCTCGCTCGAGCTGACCGGCGGCGTTGCCGTCATTCGCGTCGACAGCCTGCCGGCGGGCGCCGCGGACCAGATCCGCGAGCTCGTTCCGGGTGCGGGACCGGTCGTGCTCGACCTGCGAAACCTGGCGTGGGGCTTCGAGGAGCAGGCGATCGCGGTCGCGGACCTGTTCGTGGACCAGGGAGCGCTCGGCGGCTGGAGCGGCCGCCGGGCCGGCGCGCAGGCCTTCGCGGCCACGACAGGCTCGCTGACCGCCCGCTCGCCGGTGGTGATGATCGGTCCGGAGACCGAGGGCGTGGGTGAGATCCTGGCGGCGGCCCTTCAGCGAGGAGCCGAAAGCCCCCTCGTCGGCGGTCGCACCGCTGGCCATGCGCCGCACATGCAGTTCGTCGAGGACGGCGACGTCACCCTGTGGCTGCCGGTCGGCAAGTGGCAGCGGGCGGACGGCGAGCCGATCAACGACAACGGTGTCGAGCCGGACGAGGCGGTGGAGGCCGCTGGCGAGGACGAGGGCGGCGATCCGGTCCTCGAGCGCGCGCTCGAGCTGGCGGCGGAGCCGGTCGAGCAGGCTGCTTGA
- a CDS encoding divergent polysaccharide deacetylase family protein, producing MRSRHRQVLLGVIGAGIAGAIVLLVFVRGRQAPAPPSDFGAVLLELAAARGADPERIAADEPIRKVGGVFVRSWQIAVPNRSAMAALADDIAAAAAAHGATASSPAPASADTARVRVDRGAEAFDVLLVIARPVRVAAAAPTATPTPRAAPTATPRARPAPGARGRLAILLDDAGQSVDSLAAAAGLPPEVGVAVLPFLPHSAEIAEAMHARGHEVWLHLPMEPEGYPANDPGPGAVFVGMNDDEIRSAVHAAINNVPHAVGVNNHMGSRASADLRVMTWVMQELKARGLAFIDSRTTRETVAEEAARALGVPAARRHVFLDNNRSGAAIRAQLEEAVERCRLDKSAIAIGHLDPITVQTLAEELPGLSKRGADLVRPGALVR from the coding sequence GTGCGATCTCGCCATCGACAGGTGCTGCTGGGGGTGATCGGCGCCGGCATCGCCGGGGCGATCGTGCTGCTCGTTTTCGTGCGCGGCCGGCAGGCGCCGGCGCCGCCGTCCGACTTCGGCGCGGTGCTCCTCGAGCTGGCCGCCGCGCGCGGCGCGGACCCCGAGCGGATCGCGGCCGACGAGCCGATCCGCAAGGTCGGCGGCGTGTTCGTGCGCTCGTGGCAGATCGCGGTGCCGAATCGGTCCGCGATGGCGGCGCTCGCTGACGACATCGCCGCCGCGGCCGCCGCGCATGGCGCCACGGCGAGCTCGCCCGCCCCCGCGTCGGCGGACACGGCGCGGGTGCGCGTGGATCGCGGCGCCGAGGCGTTCGACGTCCTGCTGGTCATCGCCAGGCCGGTGCGGGTGGCGGCGGCCGCCCCCACCGCCACGCCGACGCCCCGTGCCGCGCCCACGGCAACGCCGCGGGCTCGTCCGGCGCCGGGGGCCCGTGGACGGCTCGCGATCCTGCTCGACGATGCCGGCCAGTCGGTGGACTCGCTAGCGGCGGCGGCCGGCCTCCCGCCCGAGGTCGGGGTCGCGGTGCTGCCCTTCCTGCCGCACTCGGCCGAGATCGCCGAGGCGATGCACGCGCGGGGCCACGAGGTCTGGCTGCACCTGCCGATGGAGCCCGAAGGCTATCCCGCCAACGACCCCGGCCCCGGGGCGGTGTTCGTGGGCATGAACGACGACGAGATCCGGTCGGCCGTCCACGCCGCGATCAACAACGTCCCGCACGCGGTGGGCGTGAACAACCACATGGGATCGCGCGCGTCGGCCGACCTGCGGGTGATGACGTGGGTGATGCAGGAGCTCAAGGCCCGCGGCCTGGCGTTCATCGACTCGCGAACGACCCGGGAGACGGTCGCCGAGGAGGCGGCCCGCGCCCTCGGCGTGCCCGCCGCCCGCCGCCACGTCTTCCTCGACAACAACCGGTCGGGCGCCGCCATCCGCGCCCAGCTCGAGGAGGCGGTGGAACGGTGCCGGCTCGACAAGTCCGCGATCGCCATCGGGCACCTCGACCCGATCACCGTGCAGACGCTCGCGGAGGAGCTGCCGGGGCTGTCGAAGCGGGGGGCCGACCTGGTCCGGCCGGGTGCTCTCGTGAGGTAG